A genomic window from Silene latifolia isolate original U9 population chromosome Y, ASM4854445v1, whole genome shotgun sequence includes:
- the LOC141629898 gene encoding uncharacterized protein LOC141629898: MVPPYMPGGTPNSYGIYSVPHNQGMGVGSHVEQQLQDIRSLLSKVPGLPRPMKVATPDCYTDSPFVDSIALISMPKGFTTPTMTLYDGTEDPLKHINQYKQKMMVVATTVPEKEACMCKGFGSTLLGAALQWFVNLPNKPEKLSSDLYRIVQRFEESTRDYLAIFNVEKISIPRCDPTTAVNAFRRGLHRDSDLYKDLTKHPRATFEEVKPMEEATYCLEEYEDRRDLYGTESSSRKITTERKNKRAKPYSKNTVNKVSGETESTEAPPKLSEYGFTTGLAGVMKAIRELGQRARWPKKPIPRENDRRDASKRCEYHNDIGHNTEDCVVLRKEVKHLYNAGSLDHLLPKGAKSGKVNTADQAQPSPPPPYSKVVNVITGGSEICGLTYSAAKRHTTETKGDKPEFSLRVNRQDLPAISFDEADVPDEAEHHPDALIITISIGNSLVKKILVDT; this comes from the coding sequence ATGGTACCTCCTTACATGCCAGGAGGAACACCAAATTCATATGGGATCTACTCAGTACCCCACAACCAGGGTATGGGGGTAGGAAGCCATGTAGAACAACAGTTGCAGGATATCAGGTCCTTACTCAGCAAGGTTCCAGGGTTACCACGTCCAATGAAGGTAGCGACTCCGGACTGCTATACGGATTCCCCCTTCGTGGACAGCATTGCCCTTATCAGCATGCCAAAGGGGTTCACCACACCAACAATGACATTGTATGATGGAACAGAGGATCCGCTGAAGCACATCAACCAGTACAAACAGAAAATGATGGTGGTTGCAACAACAGTGCCTGAAAAGGAGgcatgcatgtgcaaaggattcggttcCACCTTGTTAGGAGCCGCACTCCAGTGGTTCGTTAACCTTCCTAACAAGCCAGAAAAATTATCCAGTGATCTATACCGGATCGTCCAGAGGTTCGAGGAGTCCACCAGGGATTATCTTGCCATATTCAATGTGGAAAAAATATCTATCCCTAGGTGCGACCCTACAACGGCAGTCAACGCCTTCAGAAGGGGACTGCATCGCGACTCTGATTTGTACAAGGATCTCACCAAGCATCCACGTGCCACCTTTGAGGAAGTCAAGCCAATGGAAGAGGCTACTTATTGCCTAGAGGAGTATGAGGATAGAAGGGACCTGTATGGAACAGAGTCGTCCAGCAGAAAAATCACAACAGAGAGAAAGAATAAAAGAGCCAAACCTTACAGCAAGAACACAGTGAACAAAGTCTCAGGAGAAACAGAGAGCACCGAGGCTCCACCTAAGCTCAGCGAGTATGGGTTCACCACTGGACTTGCTGGGGTAATGAAGGCAATTAGGGAGCTAGGGCAGAGGGCCAGGTGGCCCAAGAAGCCTATTCCCAGGGAGAACGATAGAAGAGATGCCAGCAAAAGGTGTGAATACCACAACGATATTGGCCACAATACAGAAGATTGTGTAGTACTACGAAAGGAAGTGAAGCACCTCTATAATGCTGGATCCTTGGATCACCTACTCCCCAAGGGGGCGAAATCTGGAAAGGTCAATACTGCTGACCAGGCCCAACCATCCCCACCTCCACCTTACTCAAAGGTAGTGAACGTCATCACAGGGGGGTCGGAGATATGTGGTCTCACTTATTCAGCAGCAAAGCGCCATACAACCGAGACTAAAGGAGATAAACCAGAGTTCTCCCTCAGGGTCAACAGACAGGATCTACCAGCAATCTCATTCGACGAGGCAGACGTACCTGATGAGGCAGAGCACCACCCTGACGccttgatcattaccatttctaTAGGGAATTCCCTTGTTAAAAAGATATTGGTAGATACATGA
- the LOC141629899 gene encoding uncharacterized protein LOC141629899, with translation MGPLPRAYGNRAYMQAMTDYFSKWIEAEAFPQIQEKHVISFIKRNISNGQAESSNKIVMNNLKRRLEDIGGNWADELPFVLWSNRTTPKVATGQTPFSLVYGAEAVIPSEV, from the exons aTGGGACCATTACCCCGTGCTTATGGAAACAGGGCATACATGCAGGCAATGACGGATTACTTCtctaaatggatagaggcagaagctttCCCTCAGATCCAGGAgaagcatgtgatatctttcatcAAGAGAAACATA tccaacggtcaggcagaatccagcaacAAGATAGTCATGAATAACCTGAAAAGAAGGCTGGAGGATATAGGAGGCAATTGGGCAGATGAGCTCCCCTTCGTACTGTGGTCTAATAGAACTACCCCCAAAgtggcaacaggtcaaacaccattCAGTCTGGTATATGGGGCCGAGGCAGTTATTCCCTCTGAGGTGTAA